In Streptomyces sp. NBC_00091, the following proteins share a genomic window:
- a CDS encoding WXG100 family type VII secretion target — translation MATTNFEGHSHEQLLAMIASLNPETVKARATQLTNAAAAIKEIGESLKKHQVKGWEGEAAHKFQDWVSRAGSATLLLGKYSEAGGKWMTEAAQTMVEVKANTPKYDTAAAENLEAARKYHNDPDAQQIGQTAHTKLSTDRQQAIQQLTKLAQSYESSTTQMNRAEVPTFPPPPGAFAPDDRYGGADRARTSGVSSSEGYSGGSAYVSSGSGTGLSPQAGGVPGGLTQLDGSPPAVPATPPVHPPVTPDRHVGVNLDHVATLPDKTLPSAPGLPVGPGPSGPGGGWNPPNGPTPPLTHPPISVPPALGGGQQPFTRPPVGGGKVGGLQVPLPRDTGIVGGRQIPTGGPSAGIPRGTVIGAEGPHAGGRGVPGMMGGGLGGPHGTPGSPATGRRLAMEPGGVVGGRQPAGQPFTQGGSGLVRNGPGAGAMGHGGASAPAPSGRRGAQGGGRPDYLAEDEETWQGNRRVVPPVID, via the coding sequence ATGGCGACGACGAACTTCGAGGGGCACTCGCACGAGCAGCTGCTCGCGATGATCGCTTCCCTCAACCCGGAGACGGTCAAGGCGCGGGCGACGCAGCTGACCAATGCCGCGGCCGCGATCAAGGAGATTGGCGAGAGCCTCAAGAAGCACCAGGTCAAGGGCTGGGAGGGCGAGGCCGCCCACAAGTTCCAGGACTGGGTGAGCCGCGCGGGCAGCGCGACGCTGCTGCTGGGCAAGTACAGCGAGGCGGGCGGCAAGTGGATGACGGAAGCCGCCCAGACGATGGTCGAGGTCAAGGCCAACACCCCGAAGTACGACACGGCGGCGGCCGAGAACCTGGAGGCGGCCCGCAAGTACCACAACGACCCGGACGCCCAGCAGATCGGCCAGACGGCCCACACGAAGCTCAGCACGGACCGCCAGCAAGCGATCCAGCAACTGACGAAGCTGGCCCAGTCGTACGAGTCGTCGACGACGCAGATGAACAGGGCGGAGGTACCGACGTTCCCTCCGCCGCCGGGGGCTTTCGCGCCCGATGACCGATACGGCGGTGCCGACCGGGCCCGCACGAGTGGAGTGTCCAGCTCTGAGGGCTACTCAGGGGGTTCGGCGTACGTGTCGTCGGGGTCGGGCACAGGACTCTCGCCCCAGGCAGGGGGAGTACCTGGCGGTCTGACGCAGCTGGATGGCTCCCCGCCCGCGGTGCCCGCGACTCCACCGGTACATCCACCGGTGACGCCGGACCGTCACGTGGGTGTAAATCTCGATCATGTCGCGACGCTTCCGGATAAGACTCTGCCCTCGGCCCCCGGTCTGCCCGTCGGACCCGGACCTAGCGGTCCTGGCGGCGGTTGGAACCCTCCCAACGGGCCCACCCCGCCTCTGACTCATCCGCCGATAAGTGTGCCTCCGGCGCTGGGGGGCGGCCAACAGCCGTTCACGCGACCTCCCGTTGGTGGCGGCAAGGTTGGCGGCCTCCAGGTTCCACTTCCGCGCGATACCGGGATCGTAGGAGGCCGTCAGATCCCCACCGGCGGGCCCAGTGCAGGTATCCCGCGCGGCACTGTCATCGGCGCGGAAGGCCCGCACGCCGGTGGACGCGGCGTGCCCGGCATGATGGGTGGCGGCCTCGGTGGTCCGCACGGCACCCCGGGCAGTCCGGCTACTGGTCGTCGACTGGCCATGGAGCCGGGCGGTGTTGTCGGGGGTCGTCAGCCTGCTGGCCAGCCGTTTACCCAGGGCGGGTCGGGCCTCGTGCGCAACGGGCCCGGCGCTGGTGCCATGGGCCACGGCGGTGCCAGTGCACCTGCTCCGAGCGGGCGGCGTGGAGCCCAGGGGGGCGGCCGCCCCGACTACCTGGCCGAGGACGAAGAGACCTGGCAGGGCAACCGTCGCGTTGTTCCGCCAGTGATCGACTGA
- a CDS encoding DUF2563 family protein, which translates to MAVDNGPGVLGVSVAGGLAAAVMAQAKALEVEYESMTDYKKRVDALLKTLDGSEADAQKLAHGTLPAGTLGTGFAEADALFKAYTTVHGELQKLSEGLAGQIEALGIAILTAGKGYGGVDEETQARMRALIKRSKDEYVPDRDPLVQQEKEAQKHAPAATPTPSTSKGTV; encoded by the coding sequence GTGGCAGTGGACAACGGTCCGGGGGTGCTGGGGGTGAGCGTCGCCGGCGGCTTGGCGGCCGCGGTGATGGCGCAGGCGAAGGCGCTCGAGGTCGAGTACGAGTCGATGACCGACTACAAGAAGCGGGTCGACGCCCTGCTGAAGACCCTCGACGGCTCCGAGGCGGACGCCCAGAAGCTGGCCCACGGCACCCTGCCGGCGGGCACGCTGGGCACGGGCTTCGCGGAGGCCGACGCGCTGTTCAAGGCGTACACGACGGTCCACGGCGAACTGCAGAAGCTGTCCGAGGGCCTGGCGGGACAGATCGAGGCCCTGGGCATCGCCATCCTGACGGCGGGCAAGGGCTACGGCGGCGTGGACGAGGAGACCCAGGCACGGATGCGGGCCCTCATCAAGCGCTCGAAGGACGAGTACGTCCCCGACCGCGACCCCCTGGTCCAGCAGGAGAAGGAAGCCCAGAAGCACGCTCCCGCCGCGACCCCGACCCCGAGCACGTCGAAGGGAACGGTCTGA
- a CDS encoding xanthine dehydrogenase family protein molybdopterin-binding subunit — protein sequence MATVSIGTDGDTEQPRPLRGIGVSVPSADARAKAEGTFPYAADLWAEGLLWAAVLRSPHAHARIRSIDTSAAAEMPGVRAVITHADVPGATTHGRRIADRPVFAHDVVRHHGEPIAAVAADHPDTARLAAAAITVEYELLDAVTDPEQSFGAAPLHPDGNLIRHIPLRYGDPEATGEVVVEGLYRIGRQDPAPIGAEAGLAVPRPDGGVEIYTASTDPHTDRDLAAACFGLEPDRVRVVVTGVPGATADREDAAFQLPLGLLALRTGCPVKLAATREESFLGHAHRHPTLLRYRHHADAEGRLVKVEAQILMDAGAYADSSAESLAAAVAFACGPYVVPHAFVEGWAVRTNNPPSGHVRGEGAMQVCAAYEGQMDKLAAALGIDGAELRMRNVLATGDLLPTGQTVTCPAPVAELLRAVRDYPLPALPKDTPEEEWLLPGGPEGAGEPGAVRRGVGYGVGMVHMLGAEGADEVSTATVKIVNGGATVICAAVDTGQGFATLARQIVQEVLGVDEVAMAPVDTDQPPAGPAAHGRHTWVSGGAVERAAKMVRTQLLQPMAHKLGMSTELLQIADGRITSYDGAFSMTVTEAIQGKELWATAQCRPHPTEPLDADGQGDAFVGLAFCAIRAVVDVDIELGSVRVVELAVAQDVGRILNPRQLEARIEAGVTQGVGAALTENLRSVAGLVRHPDLTGYALPTSLDAPAVRIVRLVEERDVVAPFGAKAASAVPVVTTPAAVASAVRAATGRPVNRIPIRPSAAVAAGVPNS from the coding sequence ATGGCGACGGTGAGCATCGGCACGGACGGCGACACCGAGCAGCCGCGCCCCCTGCGCGGAATCGGAGTCTCCGTCCCGTCCGCGGACGCCCGCGCCAAGGCCGAGGGGACCTTCCCCTACGCCGCCGACCTGTGGGCCGAGGGCCTGCTGTGGGCCGCCGTGCTGCGCTCCCCGCACGCCCACGCCCGCATCCGCTCCATCGACACCTCGGCCGCCGCCGAGATGCCGGGCGTGCGCGCCGTCATCACCCACGCCGACGTGCCCGGCGCGACCACGCACGGCCGCCGGATCGCCGACCGGCCGGTGTTCGCCCACGACGTCGTACGCCACCACGGCGAGCCCATCGCCGCCGTGGCCGCCGACCACCCCGACACCGCACGCCTGGCCGCCGCCGCCATCACGGTCGAGTACGAACTCCTCGACGCCGTCACCGACCCCGAGCAGTCCTTCGGCGCCGCCCCGCTGCACCCCGACGGCAACCTGATCCGGCACATCCCGCTGCGCTACGGCGACCCGGAGGCGACCGGCGAGGTCGTCGTCGAGGGCCTGTACCGGATCGGCCGCCAGGACCCCGCGCCCATCGGCGCCGAGGCCGGCCTCGCGGTGCCCCGCCCCGACGGCGGGGTCGAGATCTACACCGCCTCCACCGACCCGCACACCGACCGCGACCTCGCCGCCGCCTGCTTCGGCCTGGAGCCGGACCGCGTCCGCGTCGTCGTCACCGGCGTCCCGGGCGCGACCGCCGACCGCGAGGACGCCGCCTTCCAGCTCCCGCTCGGCCTGCTCGCCCTGCGCACGGGCTGCCCGGTGAAGCTGGCCGCCACCCGCGAGGAGTCCTTCCTCGGCCACGCCCACCGCCACCCGACCCTGCTGCGCTACCGCCACCACGCGGACGCCGAGGGCCGGCTGGTCAAGGTCGAGGCCCAGATCCTGATGGACGCCGGCGCCTACGCCGACTCCTCCGCGGAGTCCCTGGCCGCGGCGGTGGCCTTCGCGTGCGGCCCGTACGTCGTCCCGCACGCCTTCGTCGAAGGCTGGGCGGTCCGTACGAACAACCCGCCCTCCGGCCACGTCCGGGGCGAGGGCGCCATGCAGGTCTGCGCGGCGTACGAGGGCCAGATGGACAAGCTCGCGGCCGCCCTCGGCATCGACGGCGCGGAGCTGCGCATGCGCAACGTCCTGGCCACCGGGGACCTCCTCCCCACCGGCCAGACCGTCACCTGCCCGGCCCCGGTCGCCGAACTCCTGCGCGCGGTCCGCGACTATCCGCTCCCCGCCCTCCCCAAGGACACCCCGGAGGAGGAGTGGCTGCTGCCCGGCGGCCCCGAGGGCGCCGGCGAGCCCGGCGCGGTGCGGCGCGGGGTCGGCTACGGCGTGGGCATGGTCCACATGCTCGGCGCCGAGGGCGCGGACGAGGTCTCCACCGCCACGGTGAAGATCGTGAACGGCGGCGCCACCGTGATCTGCGCGGCGGTCGACACCGGCCAGGGCTTCGCCACCCTCGCCCGCCAGATCGTCCAGGAGGTCCTCGGCGTCGACGAGGTGGCGATGGCCCCCGTCGACACCGACCAGCCCCCGGCGGGCCCCGCCGCCCACGGCCGCCACACGTGGGTCTCGGGCGGTGCCGTCGAGCGGGCGGCGAAGATGGTCCGCACCCAGCTTCTCCAGCCCATGGCCCACAAGCTGGGCATGTCCACGGAACTCCTCCAGATCGCGGATGGCCGGATCACGTCGTACGACGGCGCCTTCTCCATGACCGTCACGGAGGCCATACAGGGCAAGGAGCTCTGGGCGACGGCCCAGTGCCGCCCCCACCCGACCGAGCCGCTGGACGCGGACGGCCAGGGCGACGCCTTCGTCGGCCTCGCCTTCTGCGCGATCCGCGCGGTGGTCGACGTCGACATCGAACTGGGCTCGGTACGGGTGGTCGAGCTCGCGGTGGCCCAGGACGTGGGCCGCATCCTCAACCCCCGCCAGCTGGAGGCCCGTATCGAAGCGGGCGTCACCCAGGGCGTGGGCGCGGCCCTGACGGAGAACCTCCGCTCGGTCGCCGGCCTGGTCCGCCACCCCGACCTGACGGGCTACGCCCTGCCGACGTCCCTGGACGCCCCGGCGGTGCGGATCGTCCGGCTGGTCGAGGAACGCGACGTGGTGGCCCCCTTCGGCGCGAAGGCCGCGAGCGCGGTCCCGGTGGTGACCACCCCGGCGGCGGTGGCCTCGGCGGTCCGCGCGGCGACGGGCCGCCCCGTGAACAGGATCCCGATCCGGCCATCGGCGGCGGTGGCGGCGGGGGTGCCCAACTCGTAG
- a CDS encoding (2Fe-2S)-binding protein, with translation MSENENVSGTTGNTGHTGHTGHAGTSGAGNAWGWEPVPQGGEYDSEATAFVQLPQEMLDALDRGEPLAAPGHGFVPPPMIVPLGSGSADPSATGTWTMPVQWPEAGSGTGPADPAGAGAAAARAPIPASIPLPASVAAAFGAPAPAGEAEAEPQGGRHGDTLGGGLHLHGDPHATPHGVPYGVPHADPDPGSTAEWHFPEAVHQPEDHMATGQWTLPGGAAGTGPDAGPDAGWGRAPATLPGGASAPWAPHEIPEAPDAGHGVLLSSGVLPGVSAGAPAAGALGRGPRVLGGPGVGTPLPEAYLQAGPEPEAVPAAAPDIEASHGPAEIPVEGERPRPVEAEDVADAGGAQDAAGAGGTGHGFAQAPAAPAGAEAAPVPGDGGADSGATPPGEGGTGGFPGQEATYEEEGGPAVAHHEHPAASYVLRVNGADRPVTGAWIGESLLYVLRERLGLAGAKDGCSQGECGACAVQVDGRLVASCLVPAATAAGSEVRTVEGLATGGELSDVQQALCRSGGVQCGFCVPGMAMTIHDLLEGNHAPSDLETRQALCGNLCRCSGYKGVIEAVHEVVAEREAAASAAADATVPGIEPRIPHQAQPGEGSIHGTPQVPDLAGGTGGPAAFDTFGGNHGVGGFETPGGFDGFNGATGFNGPDGLNGLNGPDGFDGPAGPNGDQQHNGGMA, from the coding sequence ATGAGTGAGAACGAGAACGTGAGCGGAACGACCGGGAACACAGGGCACACGGGGCACACGGGGCACGCGGGGACTTCGGGCGCCGGGAACGCCTGGGGCTGGGAGCCGGTGCCGCAGGGCGGCGAGTACGACTCCGAGGCCACGGCCTTCGTACAGCTGCCGCAGGAGATGCTGGACGCGCTCGACCGCGGGGAGCCGCTGGCGGCGCCCGGGCACGGGTTCGTGCCGCCGCCGATGATCGTGCCGCTGGGTTCGGGCAGTGCGGACCCCTCCGCCACCGGGACCTGGACGATGCCGGTGCAGTGGCCGGAGGCGGGCTCGGGGACCGGACCGGCGGACCCCGCCGGCGCGGGCGCCGCGGCTGCCCGGGCGCCGATCCCGGCGTCCATCCCGCTCCCGGCCTCGGTGGCGGCGGCCTTCGGGGCGCCGGCGCCGGCGGGCGAGGCGGAGGCGGAACCGCAGGGCGGGCGACACGGGGACACGCTCGGCGGCGGCCTGCACCTGCACGGGGATCCGCATGCCACCCCGCACGGAGTCCCGTATGGAGTCCCGCACGCGGACCCGGATCCGGGCTCGACGGCCGAGTGGCACTTCCCCGAGGCGGTCCACCAGCCCGAGGACCACATGGCCACCGGCCAGTGGACGCTGCCGGGCGGCGCGGCCGGCACCGGTCCGGACGCCGGCCCGGACGCCGGCTGGGGCCGGGCTCCGGCGACGCTGCCGGGCGGGGCTTCGGCCCCCTGGGCGCCGCACGAGATCCCCGAGGCGCCGGACGCCGGCCACGGGGTGCTGCTCAGCTCCGGCGTGCTGCCGGGCGTGTCCGCAGGGGCGCCCGCCGCCGGGGCCCTGGGACGCGGCCCGAGGGTGCTGGGCGGGCCGGGCGTCGGGACCCCGCTGCCGGAGGCCTACCTCCAGGCCGGGCCGGAGCCCGAGGCCGTGCCCGCCGCGGCCCCGGACATCGAGGCCTCCCACGGCCCGGCGGAGATTCCGGTCGAGGGCGAGCGGCCGCGTCCGGTGGAGGCCGAGGACGTCGCCGACGCCGGGGGCGCGCAGGACGCAGCCGGGGCCGGGGGTACCGGACACGGCTTCGCGCAGGCGCCGGCCGCCCCCGCCGGAGCGGAGGCCGCGCCCGTGCCGGGTGACGGCGGCGCCGACAGCGGTGCGACACCTCCGGGCGAGGGCGGTACCGGGGGTTTCCCGGGCCAGGAGGCGACGTACGAAGAAGAGGGCGGCCCCGCCGTCGCCCACCACGAGCACCCGGCGGCTTCCTACGTCCTGCGGGTCAACGGCGCCGACCGGCCCGTCACCGGGGCGTGGATCGGCGAGTCCCTGCTGTACGTGCTGCGCGAGCGCCTCGGCCTGGCCGGCGCCAAGGACGGCTGCTCGCAGGGCGAGTGCGGAGCCTGCGCGGTGCAGGTCGACGGGCGGCTCGTCGCCTCCTGCCTGGTTCCGGCGGCCACGGCGGCCGGCAGCGAGGTACGGACCGTCGAGGGCCTCGCGACGGGCGGGGAACTGTCGGACGTGCAACAGGCGTTGTGCAGGTCGGGCGGGGTGCAGTGCGGGTTCTGCGTGCCCGGCATGGCCATGACCATCCATGACCTGCTCGAGGGCAACCACGCCCCCAGCGACCTGGAGACCCGCCAGGCGCTGTGCGGCAACCTCTGCCGCTGCTCCGGCTACAAGGGCGTCATCGAGGCGGTCCACGAGGTCGTCGCGGAGCGCGAGGCGGCCGCCTCGGCAGCCGCCGACGCGACCGTCCCGGGCATCGAGCCGCGCATCCCGCACCAGGCACAGCCCGGCGAGGGCAGCATCCACGGGACGCCGCAGGTGCCGGACCTGGCGGGCGGTACGGGCGGCCCCGCCGCCTTCGACACCTTCGGCGGCAACCACGGCGTGGGCGGTTTCGAGACCCCCGGCGGGTTCGACGGATTCAACGGAGCCACCGGATTCAACGGACCGGACGGGCTCAACGGGCTCAACGGACCGGACGGGTTCGACGGACCCGCCGGACCCAACGGGGACCAGCAGCACAACGGAGGCATGGCGTGA